One Azoarcus sp. DN11 DNA segment encodes these proteins:
- a CDS encoding acyl-CoA synthetase: MSNSPYDQGLGKNAANYVPLSPLSYLERSAYVYPRRTSVVHGDRSFTWAQTYERCRRLASALVQKGIGRGDTVAVMLPNVPAMYEAHFGVPMTGAVLNTLNTRLDPDAIAFMLTHGEAKVLITDPEFAAIVRPALERLEGPKPLVIDALDAEYPGTERCGGIEYEDFIAGGDPNYEWHLPRDEWDAIALNYTSGTTGNPKGVVYHHRGAYLNAASNIISWGMPQHSVYLWTLAMFHCNGWCFPWTMAANAGVNVCLRKVDVALICELIRKHTVTHFCGAPIVHGMLINAPEGMRAGIEHKVSALVAGAAPPAAIIEGMERIGFDITHVYGLTETYGPASVCAKHPEWDDLPIDRRAERNGRQGVSYHLQEAITVINPETMEPVPADGETMGEVMFRGNIVMKGYLKNDKASEEAFAGGWFHTGDLGVMQPDGYVKIKDRSKDVIISGGENISSLEVEDVLYRHPAVMTAAVVAKPDPKWGEVPAAYIEVKEGATVTAEDIIAHCREHLARYKVPKYIEFCVLPKTSTGKIQKFVLREQAKSTSAIE; the protein is encoded by the coding sequence GTGTCGAACAGTCCATATGACCAAGGCCTGGGCAAGAACGCGGCGAACTACGTGCCGCTCTCGCCCCTGAGCTATCTCGAGCGCTCGGCCTACGTGTATCCGCGGCGGACGTCGGTGGTCCACGGCGACCGCTCGTTCACCTGGGCGCAGACCTACGAGCGCTGCCGCCGGCTCGCGAGCGCGCTGGTGCAGAAAGGCATCGGCCGCGGCGACACCGTGGCGGTGATGCTGCCCAACGTGCCGGCGATGTACGAGGCGCATTTCGGCGTGCCGATGACCGGCGCGGTCCTGAACACGCTGAACACGCGCCTCGATCCGGATGCGATCGCCTTCATGCTGACGCACGGCGAAGCGAAGGTGCTGATCACCGACCCCGAGTTTGCGGCCATTGTCCGCCCCGCGCTCGAACGGCTCGAGGGGCCGAAGCCGCTCGTCATCGATGCGCTGGATGCCGAGTACCCCGGCACCGAGCGCTGCGGCGGGATCGAGTACGAGGACTTCATCGCCGGCGGCGACCCGAACTACGAATGGCACCTGCCGCGGGACGAATGGGACGCGATCGCGCTGAACTACACCTCGGGCACGACCGGCAACCCGAAGGGGGTGGTGTACCACCACCGCGGCGCCTACCTCAACGCGGCATCGAACATCATCAGCTGGGGCATGCCGCAGCATTCGGTGTATCTGTGGACGCTGGCGATGTTCCACTGCAACGGCTGGTGCTTCCCGTGGACGATGGCGGCCAATGCGGGCGTGAACGTCTGCCTGCGCAAGGTCGACGTCGCGCTGATCTGCGAGCTGATCCGCAAGCACACGGTCACCCACTTCTGCGGCGCGCCGATCGTGCACGGCATGCTGATCAACGCCCCCGAAGGGATGCGCGCGGGCATCGAGCACAAGGTGTCGGCGCTGGTGGCCGGTGCGGCGCCTCCGGCCGCGATCATCGAGGGCATGGAGCGCATCGGCTTCGACATCACCCATGTGTATGGCCTGACGGAAACCTACGGTCCGGCGTCGGTGTGCGCGAAGCATCCGGAATGGGACGATCTGCCGATCGACCGCCGCGCCGAGCGCAACGGCCGCCAGGGGGTGAGCTACCATCTGCAGGAGGCGATCACGGTGATCAACCCCGAAACGATGGAGCCCGTGCCGGCCGACGGCGAAACCATGGGCGAAGTGATGTTCCGCGGCAACATCGTCATGAAGGGCTACCTCAAGAACGACAAGGCGAGCGAGGAAGCCTTCGCGGGCGGGTGGTTCCACACCGGCGACCTCGGCGTGATGCAGCCCGACGGCTACGTCAAGATCAAGGACCGCTCCAAGGACGTGATCATCTCCGGCGGCGAGAACATCTCCTCGCTGGAGGTCGAGGACGTGCTGTACCGCCACCCCGCCGTGATGACCGCGGCGGTGGTCGCGAAGCCCGATCCGAAGTGGGGCGAAGTGCCGGCAGCCTACATCGAAGTGAAGGAAGGCGCGACGGTGACCGCGGAGGACATCATCGCCCACTGCCGTGAGCACCTCGCGCGCTACAAGGTGCCGAAGTACATCGAGTTCTGCGTACTGCCCAAGACTTCGACCGGCAAGATCCAGAAATTCGTGCTGCGCGAGCAGGCGAAATCGACATCCGCGATCGAGTGA
- a CDS encoding ABC transporter ATP-binding protein → MSTDYILQTRDLTKQFKGFVAVDRVNLQVQRGTIHALIGPNGAGKTTVFNLLTKFLTPTRGTIHFNGIDITPEKSAQIARRGVVRSFQISAVFPHLSVLENVRVALQRKLGTSFHFWRPASSLDVLNGRAMELLESVDLQSFADTVTVELPYGRKRALEIATTLALEPELMLLDEPTQGMGHEDVGRVADLIKRVAADRTVLMVEHNLGVVSTLCDTITVLQRGAVLAEGPYEVVSADPRVLEAYMGTAHG, encoded by the coding sequence ATGAGCACGGATTACATCCTTCAAACCCGTGATTTGACCAAGCAGTTCAAGGGGTTCGTTGCGGTCGACAGGGTCAATCTGCAGGTGCAGCGCGGGACGATCCATGCGCTGATCGGCCCCAACGGCGCGGGCAAGACGACGGTCTTCAACCTGCTGACCAAGTTCCTCACCCCGACGCGCGGCACGATCCACTTCAACGGCATCGACATCACGCCCGAGAAATCGGCGCAGATCGCACGGCGCGGCGTCGTGCGCTCCTTCCAGATCTCGGCGGTCTTCCCGCACCTGTCGGTGCTCGAGAACGTGCGCGTCGCGCTGCAGCGCAAGCTCGGCACGAGCTTCCATTTCTGGCGTCCAGCCAGCAGCCTTGACGTGCTGAACGGACGGGCGATGGAGTTGCTCGAATCGGTCGACCTGCAGTCCTTCGCGGACACCGTGACGGTGGAGCTGCCCTACGGGCGCAAGCGTGCGCTGGAAATCGCGACGACGCTCGCGCTGGAGCCGGAACTGATGCTGCTCGACGAGCCCACGCAAGGCATGGGGCACGAAGACGTCGGACGCGTCGCCGATCTCATCAAGCGTGTCGCGGCGGATCGCACGGTGCTGATGGTCGAGCACAACCTCGGCGTGGTGTCGACCCTGTGCGACACGATCACCGTCCTGCAGCGCGGCGCCGTGCTCGCGGAGGGGCCGTACGAGGTCGTGTCGGCCGATCCGCGCGTGCTGGAGGCCTACATGGGTACCGCACATGGCTAA
- a CDS encoding ABC transporter ATP-binding protein, with protein MAKASAFRPDSEMLRVHDLHAFYGESHILHGIDFQVNRGELVTLLGRNGAGRTTTLKAILGLVGRRTGSIMINGHQVIDLPTHRIAHLGIGYCPEERGIYASLSTEENLLLPPAVNSAGMSLDEIYEMFPNLEERRHSPGSRLSGGEQQMLAMARILRTGAHLLLLDEITEGLAPVIVQALGRVIAQLKEKGLTIILVEQNFRFAAPLADRHYVIEHGRIVESVSKDELDSKMPLLQKLLGV; from the coding sequence ATGGCTAAGGCGAGCGCATTCCGGCCGGATTCCGAGATGCTGCGGGTGCACGACCTGCACGCCTTCTACGGCGAGTCGCACATCCTGCACGGCATCGATTTCCAGGTGAACCGCGGCGAGCTGGTGACGCTGCTGGGGCGCAACGGCGCCGGCCGCACCACCACGCTGAAAGCCATTCTGGGACTCGTCGGCAGGCGCACCGGCTCGATCATGATCAACGGCCACCAGGTCATCGACCTGCCGACCCACCGCATCGCGCACCTGGGCATCGGCTACTGCCCCGAAGAGCGCGGCATCTACGCGAGCCTGTCGACCGAGGAGAACCTGCTGCTGCCGCCCGCCGTGAATAGCGCCGGGATGTCGCTCGACGAGATCTACGAGATGTTCCCCAACCTCGAAGAGCGCCGCCACAGCCCCGGCAGCCGGCTGTCGGGCGGCGAGCAGCAGATGCTCGCGATGGCGCGCATCCTGCGGACCGGCGCGCACCTGCTGCTGCTCGACGAGATCACCGAGGGGCTCGCACCGGTGATCGTGCAGGCGCTCGGCCGCGTCATCGCCCAGCTCAAGGAGAAGGGCCTGACCATCATCCTGGTCGAACAGAATTTCCGCTTTGCGGCGCCGCTCGCGGACCGCCACTACGTCATCGAACACGGACGCATCGTCGAGAGTGTGAGCAAGGACGAACTCGACTCGAAGATGCCCCTGTTGCAGAAACTGCTGGGCGTTTGA
- a CDS encoding ABC transporter substrate-binding protein, whose product MKRKILGSAVAAAVAMVPALSPAATKVSDGIVKLGVLTDMSGTYSDLSGPGAVEATKMAVEDFIAKEKPDFKIEVISADHQNKADISANKAREWIDTAKVDAIVDLVTTSTALAVMKVANEKNRISLVNGAGSTPITNEQCNDTTVHWAYDTYALPVGTARAVVKHGGKTWYFITADYAFGHSLEKNTSDVVIKSGGKVLGSVRHPFPGSDFSSFLLSAQASGAQVIGLANAGADTINSIKQAKEFGITPKQTLAGLLMFISDVHSLGLDATQGMYLTTGFYWDRNDETRAWSKRYFERMKRMPTMVQAGDYSAVYHYLKAIKAAGTDEAKAVMAKMREMPVNDFFAKNGKVRIDGRMVHDMYLVQVKKPSESKYPWDYYHIREVIPGDEAYIPLSESKCPLVKK is encoded by the coding sequence ATGAAGCGCAAGATTCTGGGTTCGGCGGTCGCAGCGGCGGTCGCCATGGTGCCGGCGCTGTCGCCCGCGGCGACGAAGGTCAGTGACGGCATCGTGAAGCTGGGCGTGCTCACCGACATGTCGGGCACCTATTCCGACCTGTCGGGTCCCGGCGCCGTCGAGGCGACGAAGATGGCAGTCGAGGATTTCATCGCGAAGGAGAAGCCCGACTTCAAGATCGAGGTGATCTCCGCCGACCACCAGAACAAGGCCGACATCTCGGCGAACAAGGCGCGCGAGTGGATCGACACCGCGAAGGTCGACGCGATCGTCGACCTCGTGACGACTTCGACCGCGCTCGCGGTGATGAAGGTCGCCAACGAAAAGAACCGCATCTCGCTCGTGAACGGCGCCGGCTCGACGCCGATCACCAACGAGCAGTGCAACGACACCACCGTGCACTGGGCCTACGACACCTACGCGCTGCCGGTCGGCACCGCGCGCGCGGTGGTCAAGCACGGCGGCAAGACCTGGTACTTCATCACCGCCGACTACGCCTTCGGCCACTCGCTCGAGAAGAACACTTCGGACGTCGTCATCAAGAGCGGCGGCAAGGTGCTCGGCAGCGTGCGCCACCCCTTCCCCGGCAGCGACTTCTCGTCCTTCCTGCTGAGCGCACAGGCCTCGGGCGCGCAGGTGATCGGCCTCGCCAACGCCGGTGCGGACACGATCAACTCGATCAAGCAGGCCAAGGAGTTCGGCATCACGCCCAAGCAGACGCTCGCGGGCCTCCTGATGTTCATCTCCGACGTGCATAGCCTCGGCCTCGATGCCACGCAGGGCATGTACCTGACGACCGGCTTCTACTGGGACCGCAACGACGAGACGCGCGCCTGGTCGAAGCGCTACTTCGAACGCATGAAGCGCATGCCGACGATGGTGCAGGCGGGCGACTACTCGGCCGTCTATCATTACCTGAAGGCGATCAAGGCTGCCGGCACCGACGAGGCCAAGGCGGTGATGGCGAAGATGCGCGAGATGCCGGTGAACGATTTCTTCGCGAAAAACGGCAAGGTGCGCATCGACGGCCGCATGGTGCATGACATGTACCTCGTGCAGGTGAAGAAGCCGTCCGAGTCGAAGTATCCGTGGGACTACTACCACATCCGCGAGGTGATCCCCGGCGACGAGGCCTATATCCCGCTGTCCGAGAGCAAGTGCCCGCTGGTCAAGAAGTAG
- a CDS encoding branched-chain amino acid ABC transporter permease translates to MDIFGIPIQALMGQLLIGLINGSFYAILSLGLAIIFGLLNIINFAHGALYMMGAFGAWIGLTWLGLNYWVALVAVPIVVGAFGMLIERTMLKHLYKLDHLYGLLLTFGLALIIEGLFRYRFGISGESYPVPELLSGGFNLGFMFLPKYRAWVVAVSLVVCFGSWFIIERTKLGSYLRAGTENAQLLQAFGINVPLMITLTYGFGVALAAFAGVLAAPVFQVNPVMGSNLIIVVFAVVVIGGMGSIMGSIVTGLGLGLVEGLTRVFYPEASAVVIFVIMGIVLLLRPAGLFGRER, encoded by the coding sequence ATGGACATTTTCGGCATCCCGATCCAGGCCCTGATGGGGCAGCTGCTGATCGGGCTCATCAACGGCTCGTTCTACGCGATCCTCAGCCTCGGGCTGGCGATCATCTTCGGCCTGCTCAACATCATCAACTTCGCGCACGGCGCGCTGTACATGATGGGGGCCTTCGGCGCGTGGATCGGCCTGACCTGGCTCGGACTCAACTACTGGGTCGCGCTGGTCGCCGTCCCCATCGTCGTCGGGGCGTTCGGGATGCTGATCGAGCGCACGATGCTCAAGCACCTGTACAAGCTCGACCACCTGTACGGGCTGCTGCTCACCTTCGGCCTCGCGCTGATCATCGAAGGGCTGTTCCGCTACCGCTTCGGCATCTCCGGCGAGAGCTACCCGGTCCCCGAACTGCTGTCGGGCGGCTTCAACCTCGGCTTCATGTTCCTGCCCAAGTACCGCGCCTGGGTCGTCGCGGTGTCGCTAGTCGTGTGCTTCGGCAGCTGGTTCATCATCGAGCGCACCAAGCTCGGCTCCTACCTGCGCGCGGGCACCGAGAACGCGCAGCTGCTGCAGGCCTTCGGCATCAACGTGCCGCTGATGATCACGCTCACCTACGGCTTCGGCGTCGCGCTCGCGGCCTTCGCCGGCGTGCTCGCGGCACCGGTGTTCCAGGTGAACCCGGTAATGGGCTCCAACCTCATCATCGTCGTGTTCGCGGTGGTCGTCATCGGCGGCATGGGCTCGATCATGGGCTCCATCGTCACCGGCCTCGGGCTGGGCCTCGTCGAAGGGCTGACGCGCGTGTTCTATCCGGAGGCCTCCGCGGTCGTGATCTTCGTCATCATGGGCATCGTGCTGCTGCTGCGGCCGGCCGGACTCTTCGGACGGGAGCGCTGA
- a CDS encoding branched-chain amino acid ABC transporter permease produces the protein MTGKHIGWIVLLLLGLAAPFVVYPVLVMKILCFALFACAFNLLLGYTGLLSFGHAAFLGSAGYLCAYTVQGLGLPPELGLLAGTAGAAALGFIFGSLAIRRAGIYFAMITLALAQLVYFLALQFPFTGGEDGMQGIPRGHLFGFLDLSDTLNMYYFVLAVFLFGFWVIDRAIDSPFGQVLQAIRENEPRAISLGYDVDRYKLLAFVLSAALAGLAGATKTLVFQLASLTDVHWHMSGEVVLMTLLGGVGTVFGPIVGATVLVSLQDYGAELGQWVTVLTGAIFVVCVLAFRRGIVGEVALLIKRSGIRP, from the coding sequence ATGACAGGCAAACACATCGGCTGGATCGTCCTGCTCCTGCTCGGGCTGGCCGCGCCCTTCGTCGTCTACCCGGTGCTGGTGATGAAGATCCTGTGCTTCGCGCTGTTCGCCTGCGCCTTCAACCTGCTGCTCGGCTACACGGGCCTGCTGTCCTTCGGCCACGCCGCCTTCCTCGGCTCGGCCGGCTACCTGTGCGCCTACACCGTGCAGGGCCTCGGCCTGCCGCCCGAGCTGGGCCTGCTCGCCGGCACGGCCGGCGCCGCGGCGCTGGGCTTCATCTTCGGCAGCCTCGCGATCCGCCGTGCCGGCATCTACTTCGCGATGATCACGCTCGCGCTCGCGCAGCTCGTGTATTTCCTCGCGCTGCAGTTTCCCTTCACCGGCGGCGAGGACGGCATGCAGGGCATTCCGCGCGGCCACCTGTTCGGCTTCCTCGACCTTTCCGACACGCTGAACATGTACTACTTCGTGCTCGCAGTGTTCCTGTTCGGCTTCTGGGTCATCGACCGCGCGATCGACTCGCCCTTCGGCCAGGTCCTGCAGGCAATCCGCGAGAACGAGCCGCGCGCGATCTCGCTCGGCTACGACGTCGACCGCTACAAGCTGCTCGCCTTCGTGCTGTCGGCCGCGCTCGCCGGCCTCGCCGGCGCGACCAAGACCCTCGTGTTCCAGCTCGCGTCACTCACCGACGTGCATTGGCACATGTCCGGCGAAGTCGTGCTGATGACCCTGCTGGGCGGCGTCGGCACCGTCTTCGGCCCCATCGTCGGCGCAACGGTCCTCGTCAGCCTGCAGGACTACGGCGCGGAACTGGGCCAGTGGGTCACCGTGCTGACCGGCGCGATCTTCGTCGTGTGCGTGCTCGCCTTCCGCCGCGGCATCGTCGGCGAAGTCGCACTGCTGATCAAACGCTCCGGCATTCGCCCCTAG
- the thiL gene encoding thiamine-phosphate kinase, with amino-acid sequence MPSEFDLIRRHFTRPARHTDLAVGDDAALLAPRRGMQLAVSTDMLVAGTHFFADTDPEALGWKTLAVNVSDLAAMGAEPRWAVLALALPAADEAWIDAFARGFFACADAFGVDLAGGDTTRGPLTLCVTIFGEVPAGGAITRSGARAGDDLWITGAPGQAALGLAHLRNEVALGPDAARACLAALHRPQPRVAFGQALRGLAGAMLDVSDGLLGDLGHILECSACGARIDVTALPLAALHALGADDALARRCLLSGGDDYELLFTAPPARRDRLAALAQEHGLPLSRIGSITANTGELLLREADGREHPTAHRGYDHFA; translated from the coding sequence ATGCCCTCCGAGTTCGACCTGATTCGTCGCCACTTCACGCGCCCCGCGCGCCACACCGATCTCGCGGTGGGCGACGATGCGGCGCTGCTCGCACCGCGCCGCGGCATGCAGCTCGCGGTGTCGACCGACATGCTGGTCGCCGGCACGCATTTCTTTGCCGACACCGACCCCGAAGCGCTCGGCTGGAAAACGCTCGCGGTGAACGTCTCCGATCTCGCCGCGATGGGCGCCGAACCGCGCTGGGCCGTGCTGGCGCTGGCGCTGCCCGCCGCCGACGAAGCCTGGATCGACGCCTTCGCACGCGGCTTCTTCGCCTGCGCCGACGCATTCGGCGTTGACCTCGCCGGCGGCGACACCACGCGCGGGCCGCTCACCCTGTGCGTCACGATCTTCGGCGAAGTCCCGGCCGGCGGCGCGATCACGCGCAGCGGCGCGCGCGCGGGCGACGACCTGTGGATCACCGGCGCCCCCGGACAGGCCGCGCTCGGGCTCGCGCACCTGCGCAATGAAGTCGCGCTCGGCCCGGATGCCGCACGCGCCTGTCTCGCCGCGCTGCACCGCCCGCAGCCGCGCGTCGCCTTCGGACAGGCCCTGCGCGGCCTCGCCGGCGCCATGCTCGACGTGTCCGACGGCCTGCTCGGCGACCTCGGCCACATCCTCGAATGTTCCGCCTGCGGCGCGCGCATCGACGTCACTGCCCTGCCGCTCGCCGCGCTGCATGCGCTGGGCGCCGACGACGCGCTGGCACGCCGTTGCCTGCTGTCGGGCGGCGACGACTACGAGCTCCTGTTCACCGCCCCCCCGGCACGGCGCGACCGCCTCGCCGCGCTCGCGCAGGAACATGGCCTGCCGCTTTCCCGCATCGGCAGCATCACCGCCAACACGGGCGAGCTGCTGCTGCGCGAAGCGGACGGGCGCGAACACCCCACGGCCCACCGCGGCTACGACCATTTCGCCTGA
- a CDS encoding phosphatidylglycerophosphatase A has translation MRPTFRLLLSHPAHFIALGFGAGLAPRAPGTFGTLAAWLLFPLLRTPISDFVFLALLTSFFVAGILAADRTGRALGVPDHGAIVWDEIVAFWLVLFFAPTGFTWQAIAFVLFRFFDIVKPQPIRWADRHVGGGFGVMLDDLIAAGYAILALAVLKRFLG, from the coding sequence ATGCGCCCCACCTTCCGTCTGCTCCTGAGCCACCCCGCCCACTTCATCGCGCTGGGGTTCGGCGCGGGCCTTGCTCCGCGCGCGCCGGGCACCTTCGGCACGCTCGCGGCCTGGCTCCTCTTCCCGCTGCTGCGCACGCCGATTTCCGACTTCGTTTTCCTCGCGCTGCTCACGAGCTTCTTCGTCGCCGGCATCCTCGCCGCAGACCGCACCGGCCGTGCCCTCGGCGTGCCCGACCACGGCGCCATCGTGTGGGACGAGATCGTCGCCTTCTGGCTCGTGCTGTTCTTCGCCCCGACGGGCTTCACGTGGCAGGCCATCGCCTTCGTGCTGTTCCGCTTCTTCGACATCGTCAAGCCGCAGCCCATCCGCTGGGCCGACCGCCACGTCGGCGGCGGCTTCGGCGTGATGCTGGACGACCTCATCGCCGCCGGCTACGCGATCCTCGCGCTCGCGGTCCTCAAACGTTTCCTCGGATGA
- a CDS encoding nicotinamide-nucleotide amidohydrolase family protein — protein MPDDELEALSRRVGDWLAARGATLACAESCTGGWVAQIVTATAGSSGWFDCGFVTYSNEAKQDLLGVAAATLARNGAVSEETVREMVTGALARSRARFALAVSGVAGPGGGTAAKPVGMVCFAWGERDGKLRSETAHFAGDRTSIRRQAVIHALAGLMT, from the coding sequence ATGCCCGATGACGAACTCGAAGCGCTGTCGCGCCGGGTCGGCGACTGGCTCGCCGCGCGCGGCGCCACCCTCGCCTGCGCGGAATCCTGCACCGGCGGCTGGGTCGCCCAGATCGTGACCGCCACCGCCGGCAGCTCCGGCTGGTTCGACTGCGGCTTCGTGACCTATTCCAACGAGGCGAAGCAGGATCTCCTCGGCGTCGCCGCCGCGACCCTCGCCCGCAACGGTGCCGTCAGCGAGGAGACCGTGCGCGAGATGGTCACCGGCGCCCTCGCGCGCAGCCGCGCCCGCTTCGCGCTCGCCGTCTCGGGCGTCGCGGGCCCCGGCGGCGGCACGGCGGCCAAGCCGGTCGGCATGGTGTGTTTCGCCTGGGGAGAACGCGACGGAAAGCTGCGCAGCGAAACCGCCCACTTCGCCGGCGATCGCACCTCGATCCGGCGCCAGGCGGTGATCCACGCGCTCGCCGGATTGATGACATAA
- the recA gene encoding recombinase RecA, which produces MDDNKAKALAAALSQIEKQFGKGSIMRMGDGNVEKDIQTVSTGSLGLDIALGLGGLPRGRVVEIYGPESSGKTTLTLQVIAEMQKIGGTAAFIDAEHALDVGYAEKLGVNIQDLLISQPDTGEQALEIADMLVRSGGVDIVVIDSVAALTPKAEIEGEMGDQLPGLQARLMSQALRKLTANIKRTNTLVIFINQIRMKIGVMFGNPETTTGGNALKFYASVRLDIRRTGAIKKGDEVVGSETRCKVVKNKVSPPFKEAHFDILYGEGISREGEIIDLGVQHKIVDKSGAWYAYNGDKIGQGKDNSREFLRANPALAREIENKVRVTVGLKELPAEPAQPAVEAA; this is translated from the coding sequence ATGGACGACAACAAGGCCAAGGCCCTCGCCGCCGCGCTCTCGCAGATCGAGAAGCAGTTCGGCAAGGGTTCGATCATGCGAATGGGCGACGGCAACGTCGAAAAGGACATCCAGACGGTCTCGACCGGCTCGCTCGGGCTCGACATCGCGCTGGGCCTCGGCGGACTGCCGCGCGGCCGCGTCGTCGAGATCTACGGCCCGGAATCGTCCGGCAAGACCACGCTCACGCTGCAGGTCATCGCCGAGATGCAGAAGATCGGCGGCACCGCGGCCTTCATCGACGCCGAACACGCGCTTGACGTCGGCTACGCCGAGAAGCTCGGCGTGAACATCCAGGACCTCCTGATCTCGCAGCCCGACACCGGCGAACAGGCGCTCGAGATCGCCGACATGCTGGTGCGCTCGGGCGGCGTCGATATCGTCGTCATCGACTCGGTCGCGGCACTCACGCCGAAAGCCGAAATCGAAGGCGAGATGGGCGACCAGCTGCCCGGCCTGCAGGCCCGCCTGATGAGCCAGGCGCTGCGCAAGCTCACGGCGAACATCAAGCGCACCAACACGCTGGTGATCTTCATCAACCAGATCCGCATGAAGATCGGCGTGATGTTCGGCAACCCGGAAACCACCACCGGCGGCAACGCGCTCAAGTTCTACGCCTCCGTGCGCCTCGACATCCGCCGCACCGGCGCGATCAAGAAGGGCGACGAGGTCGTCGGCTCCGAAACGCGCTGCAAGGTCGTCAAGAACAAGGTCTCGCCCCCGTTCAAGGAAGCGCACTTCGACATCCTCTACGGCGAAGGCATCTCGCGCGAAGGCGAGATCATCGACCTCGGCGTGCAGCACAAGATCGTCGACAAGTCGGGCGCGTGGTACGCGTACAACGGCGACAAGATCGGTCAGGGCAAGGACAATTCGCGCGAATTCCTGCGCGCGAACCCCGCGCTCGCGCGCGAGATCGAGAACAAGGTGCGCGTCACCGTCGGCCTCAAGGAATTGCCAGCCGAACCCGCGCAACCGGCCGTCGAAGCGGCCTGA
- the recX gene encoding recombination regulator RecX: MAETGLRERALRHLARRDHSRAELARKLAPHGSAEEIGDVLDRITELGLLSDDRFAEAWVRGKAARFGTSRLRSELARRGVARDTIDAAIAAESGEDDTERARAVWRGKFGAPPGDAREWARQARFLQSRGFGTDVIRKILKENPDESA, from the coding sequence ATGGCGGAGACCGGCCTGCGGGAACGCGCGCTGCGGCACCTCGCGCGGCGGGACCACTCGCGCGCGGAACTCGCCCGCAAGCTCGCCCCGCACGGCTCGGCCGAAGAGATCGGCGACGTGCTCGACCGCATCACCGAACTCGGCCTGCTCAGCGACGACCGCTTCGCCGAAGCGTGGGTGCGCGGCAAGGCCGCACGCTTCGGCACCTCGCGCCTGCGCAGCGAGCTCGCGCGGCGCGGCGTGGCGCGCGACACGATCGACGCCGCCATTGCCGCGGAGTCGGGCGAGGACGACACCGAGCGTGCGCGGGCCGTGTGGCGCGGCAAGTTCGGCGCGCCGCCCGGCGATGCGCGCGAATGGGCGCGGCAGGCGCGCTTCCTGCAAAGCCGCGGCTTCGGCACCGACGTGATCCGCAAGATATTGAAAGAGAATCCCGATGAATCTGCTTAA
- the lptB gene encoding LPS export ABC transporter ATP-binding protein: MNLLKVAGLQKRYKARTVVHDVGFEVGSGEVVGLLGPNGAGKTTCFYMIVGLVRADGGDIRLDDAELTHLPVHSRARLGLSYLPQEMSVFRKLTVAENIRAVLELQGLGRDRIDERLEELLDELGIAHLRDNTAVSLSGGERRRCEIARALATDPRLILLDEPFAGVDPIAVLDIQKIIRFLRDRGIGVLITDHNVRETLGICNRAYIISEGRVLASGRPDDIVANEQVRRVYLGEHFRL, from the coding sequence ATGAATCTGCTTAAGGTCGCCGGACTGCAGAAGCGCTACAAGGCACGCACCGTCGTGCACGACGTCGGCTTCGAGGTCGGCAGCGGCGAAGTCGTCGGCCTGCTCGGGCCGAATGGCGCCGGCAAGACCACCTGTTTCTACATGATCGTCGGGCTGGTGCGCGCCGACGGCGGCGACATCCGCCTGGACGACGCCGAGCTCACGCACCTGCCCGTGCATTCGCGCGCGCGCCTCGGCCTCTCGTACCTGCCGCAGGAAATGAGCGTCTTCCGCAAGCTCACCGTCGCCGAGAACATCCGCGCCGTGCTGGAGCTGCAGGGCCTCGGCCGCGACCGCATCGACGAGCGCCTCGAAGAGCTGCTCGATGAGCTCGGCATCGCCCACCTGCGCGACAACACCGCCGTCTCGCTGTCCGGCGGCGAGCGCCGCCGCTGCGAGATCGCCCGCGCGCTCGCGACCGACCCGCGCCTGATCCTGCTCGACGAGCCTTTCGCGGGCGTCGACCCGATCGCCGTGCTCGACATCCAGAAGATCATCCGCTTCCTGCGCGACCGCGGCATCGGCGTGCTGATCACCGACCACAACGTGCGCGAGACGCTCGGCATCTGCAACCGCGCCTACATCATCAGCGAAGGGCGCGTGCTCGCGAGCGGGCGCCCGGACGACATCGTCGCCAACGAACAGGTTCGCCGCGTCTATCTCGGCGAGCATTTCCGTCTCTGA